The Cryptococcus decagattii chromosome 1, complete sequence genome includes a region encoding these proteins:
- a CDS encoding thymidylate synthase, whose translation MTATINDQDKVERSNPDHEEYQYLDLIKRIINTGEVRPDRTGTGTVTVFAPPSFRFSLANNTLPLLTTKRVFLRGVIAELLWFVSGCTDAKVLSSQGVGIWDGNGNKEFLEKVGLGHRREGDLGPVYGFQWRHFGAEYTDADGNYKGKGVDQLQRVIDTIKNNPTDRRIILSAWNPKDLPLMALPPCHMFCQFYVSLPPADSPNSKPKLSCLMYQRSCDLGLGVPFNIASYALLTHMIALITDTEPHEFILQMGDAHVYRDHVEPLKTQLEREPREFPKLKWARSKEEIGDIDGFKVEDFVVEGYKPWGKIDMKMSA comes from the exons ATGACGGCAACAATCAACGACCAGGACAAGGTCGAACGATCCAACCCGGACCACG AGGAATATCAGTATCTTGATCTCATCAAGCGAATCATTAACACAGGAGAGGTTCGACCAGACCGTACCGGCACAGGAACCGTTACTGTCTttgctcctccttctttccgcTTTTCCCTCGCCAACAAcacccttcctcttctgacGACCAAACGCGTCTTCCTACGCGGCGTTATTGCCGAGCTTTTATGGTTCGTTTCTGGTTGTACCGACGCCAAGGTGCTCTCTAGCCAGGGTGTAGGAATCTGGGATGGTAACGGAAACAAAGAATTCCTGGAGAAGGTCGGGCTTGGCCATAGAAGGGAAGGTGACCTGGGACCTGTATACGGGTTCCAGTGGAGACATTTTGGCGCCGAGTACACTGATGCCGACGGAAACTACAAGGGCAAAGGAGTCGACCAATTGCAAAGGGTGATCGACACCATCAAAAACAACCCGACTGACAGACGTATTATCTTATCGGCTTGGAACCCAAAGG ATCTCCCCCTAATGGCTCTTCCGCCCTGCCACATGTTCTGCCAATTCTACGTCTCGCTTCCTCCTGCTGATTCACCCAATTCTAAGCCAAAACTTTCTTGCTTGATGTATCAGAGGTCTTGTGACTTAGGTCTTGGTGTCCCATTCAACATTGCGTCTTACGCCCTCTTAACCCATATGATTGCCCTCATTACCGACACTGAGCCGCATGAGTTTATTTTACAAATGGGAGATGCGCATGTGTACAGGGATCACGTTGAGCCATTGAAGACGCAACTAGAAAGGGAGCCTAGAGAGTTCCCAAAACTGAAATGGGCTAGGAGCAAGGAGGAAATTGGAGATATAGATGGTTTCAAGGTTGAGGACTTCGTGGTCGAGGGATATAAGCCATGGGGGAAAATCGACATGAAGATGTCT GCGTAA